The proteins below are encoded in one region of Amorphus orientalis:
- the rplU gene encoding 50S ribosomal protein L21, whose protein sequence is MFAVIKTGGKQYKVAAGDEIEVEKLDGDAGSALTFGDVLMVGGDDGVTVGAPVIEGASVAGEIVGQKRTRKIIIFKKRRRKSSRRRNGHRQALTVVRITDINAGAAA, encoded by the coding sequence ATGTTTGCAGTGATCAAGACCGGCGGGAAGCAGTACAAGGTCGCGGCCGGCGACGAGATCGAAGTTGAGAAGCTGGACGGCGATGCCGGTTCGGCGCTGACCTTCGGTGACGTTCTCATGGTCGGTGGCGACGACGGCGTGACCGTCGGCGCACCGGTGATTGAGGGCGCGTCCGTTGCCGGCGAGATCGTCGGCCAGAAGCGCACCCGCAAGATCATCATCTTCAAGAAGCGCCGCCGGAAGTCGTCGCGGCGCCGCAACGGCCATCGTCAGGCGCTGACGGTCGTTCGCATCACCGACATCAACGCCGGCGCTGCCGCTTAA
- the rpmA gene encoding 50S ribosomal protein L27 — MAHKKAGGSSRNGRDTIGRRLGVKKYGGERVIPGNIIIRQRGTKWHPGVNVGMGKDHTLFALVEGQVKFQMTSGGRTTVNVVPAAETAN, encoded by the coding sequence ATGGCTCATAAGAAGGCAGGCGGTTCCTCGCGCAACGGTCGCGATACGATCGGCCGTCGTCTCGGCGTCAAGAAGTATGGCGGCGAGCGCGTGATCCCCGGCAACATCATCATCCGTCAGCGCGGAACCAAATGGCATCCGGGCGTCAACGTGGGCATGGGCAAGGACCATACCCTGTTCGCGCTCGTCGAAGGCCAGGTGAAGTTCCAGATGACGTCTGGCGGCCGTACGACGGTCAACGTGGTCCCGGCAGCGGAGACCGCAAACTAG
- a CDS encoding GNAT family N-acetyltransferase — protein sequence MEPCVDAWCEPLPLLTSRLSLMAVSRSDAAVLAALGNDFEIAKYTARLPYPLTEQAVANWLGSHGPTKTALKICRRSDGGILGVVGISQIAEGRGELGYWVGRQHWGQGIATEAAQAILDFGFEHRGFEWVEAACRVTNPASRRVIEKCGFQPCGNGLMHSVAVGGTVPIERYGLDRKTWGSLKRWARA from the coding sequence ATGGAACCCTGTGTCGATGCCTGGTGCGAACCCCTACCTCTGCTGACGTCCCGGCTGTCCCTGATGGCCGTTTCCCGGAGCGACGCCGCAGTGCTCGCCGCTCTCGGAAACGACTTCGAGATCGCCAAGTACACCGCGCGCCTGCCCTATCCCCTGACGGAGCAGGCCGTCGCGAACTGGCTCGGCTCGCACGGGCCGACCAAGACGGCGCTGAAGATCTGCCGCCGCTCAGACGGCGGCATTCTCGGTGTCGTGGGGATCTCCCAGATTGCGGAAGGGCGCGGCGAACTTGGCTACTGGGTCGGTCGGCAGCACTGGGGGCAGGGAATCGCCACCGAAGCGGCCCAGGCGATCCTCGATTTCGGTTTCGAGCACCGCGGGTTCGAGTGGGTCGAGGCGGCCTGCCGGGTGACGAATCCCGCCTCGCGCCGGGTGATCGAGAAATGCGGCTTCCAGCCGTGCGGCAACGGGCTGATGCATTCGGTCGCCGTCGGGGGCACGGTCCCGATCGAACGGTACGGGCTTGACCGCAAGACCTGGGGCTCGTTGAAGAGGTGGGCGCGCGCCTGA
- the obgE gene encoding GTPase ObgE: protein MKFLDQAKVYVRSGDGGAGSVSFRHEKFVEFGGPDGGDGGRGGDVWVEAVEGLNTLIDYRFQQHFKARPGTHGMGRNRTGANGDDAVLKVPVGTVVLDEDNETVIADLAAVGDRVRLAKGGNGGFGNTRFKSSINQAPRRANPGLPGEERWIWLRLKLIADAGLVGLPNAGKSTFLSRVSAAKPKVADYPFTTLHPNLGVVTVDTRRFVLADIPGLIEGAHEGAGIGDRFLGHVERCRVLLHLVDGTEEDVAQAYRTVREELVAYGHGLAEKTEIVALSKVDALDEETRRERAQALGRAIDKVPFQVSAASGEGVDKVVAALLRAIDSAAEEEKDAVSSEPSQWRP from the coding sequence GTGAAGTTTCTCGACCAGGCCAAGGTCTATGTGCGATCCGGCGACGGCGGGGCCGGATCGGTGTCGTTCCGTCATGAGAAATTCGTCGAGTTCGGCGGACCGGACGGCGGCGATGGCGGCCGCGGCGGCGACGTCTGGGTGGAGGCCGTGGAAGGCCTCAACACCCTGATCGACTACCGCTTCCAGCAACACTTCAAGGCGCGGCCCGGAACCCACGGAATGGGCCGCAACCGCACCGGGGCGAACGGCGACGACGCCGTGCTCAAGGTCCCCGTCGGCACCGTCGTGCTGGACGAGGACAACGAGACCGTCATCGCCGATCTTGCGGCCGTGGGCGACCGGGTGCGCCTGGCGAAGGGCGGCAACGGCGGTTTCGGCAACACCCGGTTCAAGTCGTCGATCAACCAGGCGCCGCGGCGTGCCAATCCCGGCCTTCCGGGCGAGGAGCGCTGGATCTGGCTGCGCCTCAAGCTGATCGCCGATGCCGGACTGGTCGGGCTGCCCAATGCCGGGAAGTCGACCTTCCTCTCGCGGGTGTCGGCCGCCAAGCCCAAGGTCGCCGACTATCCGTTCACGACGCTGCATCCGAATCTCGGCGTGGTCACCGTGGACACGCGGCGATTCGTGCTGGCCGACATTCCCGGTCTGATCGAGGGTGCCCACGAGGGCGCCGGGATCGGCGACCGGTTCCTCGGCCATGTCGAGCGCTGCCGGGTCCTGCTTCATCTGGTCGACGGGACGGAAGAGGACGTGGCGCAGGCCTATCGCACCGTGCGCGAGGAACTGGTCGCCTACGGGCACGGCCTTGCCGAAAAGACGGAGATCGTGGCGCTCTCCAAGGTCGATGCACTCGACGAGGAGACCCGGCGGGAGCGTGCCCAGGCGCTGGGCCGCGCGATCGACAAGGTGCCGTTCCAGGTTTCTGCCGCGTCGGGCGAGGGCGTCGACAAGGTCGTCGCGGCCCTTCTGCGGGCGATCGATTCGGCGGCCGAAGAGGAGAAGGACGCGGTGTCTTCGGAGCCGTCGCAATGGCGTCCATGA
- the proB gene encoding glutamate 5-kinase codes for MASMSLKVADCRRVVIKIGSALLVDQGSVRARWLASMVEDIAALRAAGSDVIVVSSGAIALGRGVLKLPGGPIRLEESQAAASVGQITLARAWSEYLAAHGLVAAQVLLTLGDTEERRRYLNARSTIETLLGHGAVPVINENDAVATSEIRYGDNDRLAARVATMASADLLVLLSDVDGLYTAPPALDPTATRIPVVEAITPEIEMMAGAAGSELSRGGMRTKVEAARIATEAGTAMIIASGRRDHPIRAIDASGEATWFRAQNTPVAARKTWIAGRLETRGTLTIDDGAARALVSGKSLLPAGVVAVDGKFDRGDAVRILDRSGRELGRGLIAYDSGDAVRIAGKKSRAIEGILGYRGRTAMVHRDDLALQAGARLPGRGTTVC; via the coding sequence ATGGCGTCCATGAGCCTCAAAGTCGCCGACTGCCGACGTGTGGTGATCAAGATCGGGTCTGCGCTGCTCGTCGATCAGGGCAGCGTACGCGCCCGCTGGCTGGCGAGCATGGTCGAGGACATCGCCGCTCTGCGCGCAGCCGGCTCCGACGTGATCGTCGTCTCGTCGGGCGCGATCGCGCTCGGACGCGGCGTCCTGAAACTGCCCGGTGGGCCGATCCGTCTGGAGGAAAGCCAGGCGGCCGCCTCGGTCGGACAGATTACGCTCGCGCGCGCCTGGTCGGAGTATCTCGCCGCCCACGGTCTGGTGGCGGCTCAGGTGCTGCTGACCCTCGGCGACACGGAGGAGCGGCGGCGCTATCTGAACGCCCGCTCCACCATCGAAACCCTGCTCGGCCACGGGGCGGTGCCGGTCATCAACGAGAACGATGCGGTGGCCACGAGCGAGATCCGCTACGGCGACAACGACCGGCTTGCCGCCCGGGTGGCGACCATGGCCAGCGCCGACCTTCTGGTGCTCCTGTCCGATGTGGACGGGCTCTACACCGCGCCGCCGGCTCTCGATCCGACGGCGACCCGCATTCCCGTCGTCGAGGCGATCACGCCGGAGATCGAGATGATGGCCGGCGCCGCCGGCTCGGAACTCTCGCGCGGCGGCATGCGGACCAAGGTCGAGGCCGCGCGCATCGCAACGGAGGCGGGGACGGCGATGATCATCGCATCGGGCCGCCGCGACCATCCGATTCGGGCGATCGACGCCAGCGGCGAGGCCACCTGGTTCCGTGCCCAGAACACGCCCGTCGCGGCCCGCAAGACATGGATCGCCGGCCGGCTGGAGACCCGCGGGACGCTCACCATCGACGACGGGGCGGCGCGTGCCCTGGTCTCCGGCAAGAGCCTGTTGCCCGCGGGCGTGGTCGCCGTCGACGGAAAATTTGACCGTGGCGACGCAGTGCGCATTCTGGACCGCTCCGGACGCGAGCTCGGGCGAGGGCTGATCGCCTACGATTCCGGTGATGCCGTTCGCATCGCTGGCAAAAAGAGCCGCGCCATCGAAGGAATTTTGGGGTATCGGGGACGGACCGCGATGGTCCACCGTGACGATCTGGCACTTCAGGCGGGCGCGCGCCTGCCGGGAAGGGGAACAACGGTATGCTGA
- a CDS encoding glutamate-5-semialdehyde dehydrogenase, which translates to MLTSASPDLQRAGDDVESTMLAIGRRARAASKILATADPAQKTKALLEAARAVRADVAEILAANAIDVDAMHAAGTSTAMIERGTLTEARIEQIASSIEAVAELDDPIGQVIADWRRPNGLEIERVRTPLGVVGIIYESRPNVTADAGSLCVKSGNAAILRGGSDTINSSGAIHRALVRGLEAAGLPGDCVQIVPVRDRAAVGHMLAGLNGTVDVIVPRGGKGLVERVQSEARVPVFAHLEGICHVYVHSAASLDMAEKIVVNAKMRRPGICGAMETLLVDRAVIETHLAPIVEALQSAGCAVRGDDDVRARCADVTEASEEDWATEYLDAVLSVRIVDGLEPAIEHIERYGSHHTDAIVTDDVAAATRFLSGVDSAIVVHNASTQFADGGEFGMGAEIGIATGRFHARGPVGVEQLTSFKYRVHGSGQTRP; encoded by the coding sequence ATGCTGACTTCCGCAAGCCCGGACTTGCAGCGGGCAGGGGACGACGTCGAGAGCACGATGCTGGCCATCGGGCGGAGGGCTCGGGCGGCCTCGAAAATACTGGCGACGGCGGACCCGGCCCAGAAGACCAAGGCGCTGCTGGAGGCCGCGCGCGCCGTGCGCGCGGACGTGGCGGAGATTCTGGCGGCGAACGCCATCGACGTGGACGCCATGCACGCGGCCGGAACGTCCACCGCCATGATCGAGCGCGGCACCCTCACGGAGGCGCGCATCGAGCAGATCGCGTCCTCCATCGAGGCGGTGGCCGAACTCGACGATCCGATCGGTCAGGTGATCGCCGACTGGCGCCGTCCCAACGGGCTGGAAATCGAACGCGTGCGCACGCCGCTCGGCGTCGTGGGCATCATCTACGAAAGCCGTCCCAACGTGACCGCCGATGCCGGATCGCTGTGCGTGAAGTCCGGCAACGCGGCGATCCTGCGCGGCGGGTCGGACACGATCAACAGCTCCGGCGCGATCCATCGTGCGCTGGTGCGCGGCCTGGAAGCGGCTGGCCTGCCGGGTGACTGCGTCCAGATCGTGCCCGTCCGCGACCGCGCCGCCGTCGGCCACATGCTGGCCGGCCTGAACGGCACCGTCGACGTCATCGTCCCGCGCGGCGGCAAGGGCCTTGTCGAGCGCGTGCAGTCCGAGGCGCGCGTGCCGGTCTTCGCGCATCTGGAAGGCATCTGCCACGTCTACGTCCATTCCGCGGCGTCCCTCGACATGGCCGAGAAGATCGTCGTGAACGCGAAGATGCGGCGGCCGGGGATCTGCGGGGCGATGGAGACGCTTCTGGTCGACCGCGCGGTGATCGAGACCCATCTCGCGCCGATCGTCGAGGCGCTCCAGTCGGCCGGCTGCGCCGTTCGCGGCGACGACGACGTGAGGGCGCGCTGCGCCGACGTCACCGAGGCGTCCGAGGAGGACTGGGCGACGGAATATCTCGACGCCGTGCTGTCCGTGCGCATCGTCGACGGCCTTGAGCCGGCGATCGAGCACATCGAGCGCTACGGGTCCCATCACACCGACGCCATCGTGACGGACGACGTGGCCGCAGCGACGCGGTTCCTGTCCGGGGTCGATTCGGCGATCGTCGTCCACAACGCCTCGACCCAGTTCGCCGACGGCGGCGAATTCGGGATGGGAGCCGAGATCGGAATCGCCACGGGCCGCTTTCATGCCCGCGGGCCGGTAGGGGTGGAGCAACTGACGAGCTTCAAGTATCGCGTTCACGGGTCCGGGCAAACGCGCCCATGA
- a CDS encoding nicotinate-nucleotide adenylyltransferase: MTDQVESGANRPDYLRIPPVGIGQRIALFGGTFNPPHKGHRHVALTGLARLGVDQVWWLVTPGNPLKSHDGLTSLEDRVKATRAFADHPRMVVTAFEANYNFRYTADTIAFVCRRFPSVRFVWLMGADNLATLHRWQKWRDILRLVPVAVVDRPGASMAVMSSPASRAFGGARVPESQAAALPGSAPPAWTFLHVPLDPTSSTAMRNQANGGAS, translated from the coding sequence ATGACGGATCAGGTCGAGAGCGGGGCCAACCGCCCCGACTATCTCAGGATTCCGCCGGTCGGCATCGGGCAGCGGATCGCCCTGTTCGGCGGCACGTTCAATCCGCCGCACAAGGGCCACCGCCACGTCGCGCTGACCGGGCTCGCGCGGCTCGGCGTCGATCAGGTCTGGTGGCTGGTCACGCCAGGAAATCCGCTGAAGTCCCACGACGGGCTCACCAGTCTGGAAGACCGCGTCAAGGCGACCCGTGCCTTCGCGGACCATCCGCGCATGGTGGTGACGGCGTTCGAGGCCAACTACAATTTCCGCTACACCGCCGACACCATCGCCTTCGTCTGCCGCCGGTTTCCCTCGGTCCGCTTCGTCTGGCTGATGGGCGCGGACAATCTGGCCACCCTGCATCGCTGGCAGAAATGGCGCGACATTCTGCGTCTGGTTCCGGTCGCCGTGGTCGACCGTCCGGGCGCGTCGATGGCCGTGATGTCCTCGCCGGCCTCGCGGGCTTTCGGCGGCGCGCGGGTGCCGGAATCCCAGGCCGCAGCACTTCCGGGATCCGCTCCGCCGGCCTGGACCTTCCTGCACGTGCCGCTGGATCCGACATCCTCCACGGCGATGCGGAATCAGGCGAACGGCGGCGCGTCTTGA
- the rsfS gene encoding ribosome silencing factor, translating into MKFETEGATLVREPLNSAAPPQDSSEEALRIVLESLEDSKAEDIVAIDVTGKTPLADHMVVASGRSHRHVGAVADRVLRDLKDAGYGSPRVEGTTHCDWVLIDTGDIIVHLFRPEVREFYNLEKMWSADQSASIQVVG; encoded by the coding sequence ATGAAATTTGAGACAGAGGGCGCGACGCTCGTTCGTGAGCCTCTTAACAGCGCTGCTCCGCCGCAGGATAGCTCGGAGGAGGCGCTGCGCATCGTTCTCGAAAGCCTCGAAGATTCGAAGGCAGAGGACATCGTAGCCATCGACGTGACCGGCAAGACGCCGCTCGCCGACCATATGGTGGTCGCCTCCGGGCGGTCCCATCGTCATGTCGGCGCGGTGGCGGACCGTGTTCTGCGCGATCTCAAGGACGCCGGTTACGGGTCTCCCCGCGTGGAGGGGACCACCCATTGCGACTGGGTCCTGATCGACACGGGGGACATCATCGTCCACCTGTTCCGACCGGAGGTCCGCGAATTCTACAACCTCGAAAAGATGTGGTCGGCCGATCAGTCCGCCAGCATCCAGGTGGTTGGCTGA
- the rlmH gene encoding 23S rRNA (pseudouridine(1915)-N(3))-methyltransferase RlmH has protein sequence MRIGIHSVGRFKKGPEREIVDRYLQRAGKLGSNLGLEIRPIREVPEAQNGTVDERRSAEAQGLSRGLSDRAAIVALDETGTLVTSVEFADLLARLRDDGVPEAGFLIGGADGLDPSLLAGAKHTVALGRLTWPHLLVRVLLSEQIYRATTILSGHPYHRG, from the coding sequence ATGCGCATAGGGATCCATTCAGTCGGGCGCTTCAAGAAGGGGCCCGAACGGGAGATCGTTGACCGCTATCTTCAGCGGGCGGGGAAGCTCGGCAGCAATCTCGGGCTGGAGATCCGGCCGATCCGCGAAGTGCCCGAGGCGCAGAACGGAACGGTGGACGAGCGTCGGTCCGCCGAGGCCCAAGGGCTGTCCCGGGGACTGTCCGACCGCGCCGCGATCGTGGCGCTGGACGAGACCGGCACACTCGTCACCAGCGTGGAGTTCGCCGATCTCCTGGCCCGGCTGCGCGACGACGGTGTGCCAGAGGCGGGTTTTCTGATCGGCGGGGCCGACGGGCTCGATCCGTCGCTTCTGGCCGGCGCGAAGCATACGGTTGCCCTCGGGCGGCTGACGTGGCCACATCTTCTGGTGCGCGTGCTTCTCAGCGAGCAGATCTACCGCGCCACGACCATCCTGAGCGGGCATCCCTATCACCGTGGCTAG
- a CDS encoding murein hydrolase activator EnvC family protein, with product MATSSGARASQRADLPRHDHPERASLSPWLGPGVRFIWCVGGRGMSPLQDLFIVKGLFIRSSDPDDRVRPYHAVRPCEAARIRETGAQGQVARDGLIAIGMHAGASAARARFPRVPFWLCLAAALLLAASVFPAGSVLAQSEPSDGQIEKRQEELEALRQQMRLSDEREEELAAEVAALDKDRAALNEELVGTAERVARLERRISDSEERLQKLGANEDWIRNSLAERRGVIAEILAALQRIGARPPPAVAVKPEDALSAVRSAILLGAVVPELSVEAEALAADLNALTTLKAQIAAERETLATDLAELSEQRTRTELLLAEKRKQREDQAQALASEREKAETLAARADTLEDLIADLERELESSRRAAEAARRADTEPAPDAQDPGRLSPAIPFENARGTLPLPAQGAVLRRFGEPDTTGDKALGVSIATLPEAQIVAPADGWVVYAGPFRSYGQVLIMNVGSGYHVLLAGMNQTDVQRGQFVLAGEPVGVMGAQRFASAATIDIESSRPVLYVEFRKDGSSIDPAPWWADSVDEEVRG from the coding sequence GTGGCCACATCTTCTGGTGCGCGTGCTTCTCAGCGAGCAGATCTACCGCGCCACGACCATCCTGAGCGGGCATCCCTATCACCGTGGCTAGGTCCGGGTGTGCGCTTTATCTGGTGTGTGGGCGGGCGTGGAATGTCGCCCCTTCAGGATTTGTTCATCGTAAAGGGCCTGTTCATCCGAAGCAGCGATCCTGACGACAGGGTAAGGCCGTATCATGCCGTCCGGCCATGCGAAGCGGCACGGATACGGGAGACGGGAGCGCAGGGCCAGGTGGCACGGGATGGGCTCATCGCGATAGGGATGCATGCGGGCGCATCTGCTGCGCGCGCCCGCTTTCCGCGCGTCCCTTTCTGGCTCTGTCTCGCAGCGGCGCTTCTTCTGGCGGCCTCGGTCTTTCCGGCCGGATCGGTCCTGGCCCAGTCCGAACCGTCCGACGGCCAGATCGAAAAGCGCCAGGAAGAACTGGAGGCGCTGCGCCAGCAGATGCGCCTCAGCGACGAGCGGGAGGAGGAACTCGCCGCCGAAGTCGCCGCGCTCGACAAGGATCGGGCCGCCCTCAACGAAGAACTCGTCGGCACCGCGGAACGGGTTGCCCGGCTTGAGCGCCGCATTTCCGACAGCGAGGAGCGGCTGCAGAAGCTCGGTGCCAACGAGGACTGGATCCGCAATTCGCTCGCCGAACGGCGGGGGGTTATTGCGGAAATCCTGGCCGCGCTCCAGCGCATCGGGGCCCGGCCGCCGCCGGCGGTGGCGGTGAAGCCGGAAGACGCGCTCTCTGCCGTGAGAAGCGCCATCCTGCTTGGGGCCGTCGTGCCGGAGCTGAGCGTCGAGGCGGAGGCCCTGGCCGCCGACCTCAACGCGCTGACCACTCTCAAAGCCCAGATCGCGGCGGAGCGGGAGACGCTTGCCACCGATCTCGCGGAACTCAGCGAGCAGCGCACCCGCACCGAATTGCTGCTGGCTGAAAAGCGCAAACAGCGCGAGGACCAGGCCCAGGCTTTGGCCTCCGAGCGGGAGAAAGCGGAAACGCTCGCGGCCCGCGCCGACACGCTCGAAGATTTGATCGCCGACCTCGAGCGCGAACTGGAGAGTTCCCGCCGGGCTGCCGAAGCTGCCCGCAGGGCCGATACCGAGCCGGCTCCCGATGCCCAGGATCCTGGGCGCCTCAGTCCGGCCATCCCTTTCGAAAACGCCCGTGGCACCCTGCCTTTACCGGCTCAGGGGGCCGTCCTGCGCCGGTTCGGCGAACCCGACACGACCGGCGACAAGGCCCTCGGAGTGTCGATCGCGACGCTTCCCGAAGCCCAGATCGTGGCCCCGGCGGACGGCTGGGTCGTCTATGCCGGACCTTTCCGCAGCTATGGCCAAGTCTTGATCATGAACGTCGGCAGTGGATACCATGTCTTGTTGGCCGGTATGAATCAGACCGACGTGCAGAGGGGTCAATTCGTCCTGGCCGGCGAGCCGGTCGGAGTCATGGGCGCTCAAAGATTCGCGAGTGCAGCCACGATCGACATCGAATCGTCCCGTCCTGTGCTCTATGTTGAATTCAGAAAAGATGGGTCTTCCATCGATCCAGCCCCTTGGTGGGCGGACAGTGTAGACGAAGAGGTTCGTGGATGA
- a CDS encoding S41 family peptidase: protein MMTRITLVGVGVLIGAVAVATLDGARWMPTVAAEAASSDTYRQLNLFGDVFERVRSDYVEQPEDAELIETAINGMLSALDPHSSYLPPKDFRDMQVQTRGEFGGLGIEVTMEDEVVKVVSPIDDTPAQKAGILAGDKIIQLDGEPVKGLTLSEAVERMRGPVNSDITVTILREGADEPFDVDITREIIKIQSVKWRPEEDVGYIRVTQFNERTFDGVKEAIDELEAEIPEDRLKGFVLDLRNNPGGLLDQAIAVSDAFLERGEIVSTRGREDNETQRFNARSGDLADGLPIIILVNGGSASASEIVAGALQDHRRATVLGTRSFGKGSVQTIIPLGSNGALRLTTARYYTPAGRSIQAKGIDPDIEVIQELPEELAGKIKARGEASLRGHLEAEEGEETSGSFAYVPAETEDDQQLQSALDLLRGIQVNRAFPPDPDAAVPN, encoded by the coding sequence ATGATGACGCGTATTACCCTTGTCGGGGTGGGCGTGCTGATCGGGGCGGTTGCGGTGGCCACTCTCGATGGCGCCCGCTGGATGCCGACGGTGGCCGCCGAAGCGGCCTCGTCCGATACCTATCGCCAGCTCAACCTGTTCGGCGACGTGTTCGAGCGGGTCCGCTCGGACTATGTCGAGCAGCCGGAGGACGCCGAGCTCATCGAGACCGCCATCAACGGCATGCTCTCCGCGCTCGATCCGCATTCGTCCTACCTGCCGCCGAAGGACTTCCGCGACATGCAGGTCCAGACCCGCGGCGAGTTCGGCGGCCTGGGCATCGAAGTGACGATGGAAGACGAAGTGGTGAAGGTGGTGTCGCCCATTGACGACACCCCGGCCCAGAAGGCGGGCATCCTCGCCGGCGACAAGATCATCCAGCTCGATGGCGAACCGGTGAAGGGGCTGACCCTGTCCGAGGCGGTCGAGCGGATGCGGGGCCCGGTCAACAGCGACATCACCGTCACGATCCTGCGCGAGGGTGCTGACGAGCCGTTCGATGTCGACATCACCCGCGAGATCATCAAGATCCAGTCGGTGAAGTGGCGTCCCGAGGAGGACGTGGGCTACATCCGGGTCACTCAGTTCAACGAGCGCACCTTCGATGGCGTGAAGGAGGCGATCGACGAACTCGAGGCGGAGATCCCCGAGGACAGGCTCAAGGGCTTCGTTCTGGACCTGCGAAACAATCCGGGCGGTCTTCTGGACCAGGCGATTGCTGTGTCCGACGCGTTCCTGGAGCGGGGGGAGATCGTGTCGACGCGGGGTCGCGAGGACAACGAGACGCAGCGCTTCAACGCCCGCTCCGGCGATCTGGCCGATGGTCTTCCGATCATCATCCTGGTCAACGGCGGCTCGGCATCGGCCTCGGAGATCGTCGCCGGCGCGCTGCAGGATCACCGCCGGGCGACCGTGCTCGGCACCCGTTCCTTCGGCAAGGGCTCGGTCCAGACGATCATCCCGCTCGGCTCGAACGGTGCGCTGCGGCTGACCACGGCGCGCTACTACACGCCGGCGGGCCGGTCGATCCAGGCCAAGGGCATCGATCCGGACATCGAGGTGATCCAGGAGCTCCCCGAGGAACTCGCCGGCAAGATCAAGGCGCGCGGCGAGGCGTCGCTGCGCGGTCATCTCGAGGCGGAAGAGGGCGAGGAGACCTCCGGGTCGTTCGCCTACGTCCCGGCGGAGACCGAAGACGACCAGCAGCTCCAGTCGGCGCTTGATCTTCTGCGCGGCATCCAGGTGAACCGGGCGTTCCCGCCGGATCCCGATGCGGCCGTGCCGAACTGA
- a CDS encoding RNA pyrophosphohydrolase — translation MVDPETLPYRPCVGVALFNAVGQVFIGERRGGSEHSHVTRAWQMPQGGIDPGEEPFAAAKRELHEETSVASVELIAEAPDWFVYDLPPELLGVAWKGRYRGQRQKWFAFRFLGRESEIDVLSPPDGHKPEFASWRWEALERLPDLVVPFKRPVYEQVVAAFRDVGAG, via the coding sequence TTGGTCGATCCCGAAACGCTTCCTTATCGTCCGTGCGTCGGCGTCGCGCTCTTCAATGCCGTCGGGCAGGTGTTCATCGGCGAACGCCGAGGCGGGTCCGAGCACAGCCACGTCACCCGGGCCTGGCAGATGCCCCAGGGTGGGATCGATCCCGGCGAGGAGCCCTTCGCGGCCGCCAAACGCGAGCTGCACGAGGAGACGTCGGTCGCCTCCGTCGAACTGATCGCGGAGGCCCCCGACTGGTTCGTCTACGATCTTCCGCCCGAACTGCTTGGTGTGGCCTGGAAGGGCCGGTACCGGGGTCAGAGGCAGAAATGGTTCGCGTTCCGCTTCCTCGGCAGGGAGAGCGAGATCGACGTGCTGTCCCCGCCCGACGGCCACAAGCCGGAATTCGCCTCCTGGCGGTGGGAGGCTCTGGAGCGGCTGCCCGACCTGGTCGTGCCCTTCAAGCGCCCGGTCTACGAGCAGGTGGTCGCCGCCTTCCGCGACGTCGGGGCGGGCTAA
- a CDS encoding BA14K family protein, whose product MMKKWMALVVATSTVFGTMPMVPASAAPLGTPAGPSVGSRLTEVQMEQLSPGRNDSAFGGVWTMSPNAAREQHIRPREQISPQAAQRHDDGRRHRGDGNRHYRGDKRYSDNRYYRDHRRYRNDRRYYGRRGYYDGGPRWRGPRRYYEGRYWRPSYDGWYVYNDGAWIAAGALGLAAGAILGSALAQPSAPATVQSGAPATRNGIPPWTPAWYRYCGNKYKSFNPQTGLYLGYDGKYHYCQ is encoded by the coding sequence ATGATGAAGAAATGGATGGCCCTGGTGGTCGCGACGAGCACCGTCTTCGGCACCATGCCGATGGTGCCGGCTTCGGCCGCCCCGCTCGGAACACCGGCAGGACCGTCGGTCGGCTCGCGCCTCACCGAAGTCCAGATGGAACAGCTCAGCCCCGGCCGCAACGACAGCGCGTTCGGCGGGGTCTGGACGATGTCGCCGAATGCGGCCCGCGAGCAGCACATCCGTCCGCGCGAGCAGATTTCGCCTCAGGCCGCCCAGCGCCACGACGATGGTCGGCGGCACCGGGGCGACGGCAACCGGCACTATCGCGGCGACAAGCGGTACAGCGACAACCGCTACTACCGGGATCACCGCCGGTATCGGAACGACCGGCGCTACTATGGCCGCCGCGGCTACTATGACGGCGGTCCGCGCTGGCGGGGACCGCGTCGCTACTATGAGGGTCGCTACTGGCGCCCGAGCTACGACGGCTGGTACGTCTACAACGACGGCGCCTGGATCGCAGCCGGCGCCCTCGGCCTCGCCGCCGGTGCCATCCTGGGATCGGCGCTCGCTCAGCCGTCCGCTCCGGCGACGGTTCAAAGCGGCGCGCCGGCAACGCGCAACGGCATCCCGCCCTGGACGCCCGCCTGGTACCGCTACTGCGGAAACAAGTACAAGTCGTTCAATCCGCAGACGGGCCTCTATCTCGGTTACGACGGGAAATATCACTACTGCCAGTAA